Proteins found in one Hyla sarda isolate aHylSar1 chromosome 7, aHylSar1.hap1, whole genome shotgun sequence genomic segment:
- the LOC130282633 gene encoding glycine N-acyltransferase-like protein 2 isoform X2 — protein sequence MTDRQLGAGPFLTLRMLLLTCSVKLAALRRLLTHSFPESLKVCGALQYALDKNPFGLQVVVDQWPDFTSVMCRPPLEEMTDPSDHYTNTYFLFSKDPQGLRHFLQDPQTVNWKQNLQIQGCQPMLTGVLQEVSSKHGSQMTTTSNLLYMRDAISSEDLEKMSKLSDLQFSTLKPEEAPLVNANWAFGGTPLGESYITRCIQNFPNVCIRRVNDGRPVAWIVGEQSSEQRMGFTEEPYRNKGLFRTMVIHIALKLHSLGCPLYCHVAPDNKKSQTATIASGFQLVGRWQQWRIQPS from the exons GATGTTGCTCCTGACGTGTTCGGTGAAGCTCGCGGCTCTCAGACGTCTCCTCACTCACAGTTTCCCGGAGTCTCTGAAG GTTTGTGGGGCTTTACAGTACGCTCTCGACAAAAACCCCTTTGGGCTGCAGGTTGTTGTGGACCAGTGGCCGGACTTCACCTCAGTCATGTGTCGCCCCCCACTGGAG GAGATGACTGACCCCTCCGACCATTACACCAACACCTATTTCCTCTTCAGTAAAGACCCTCAGGGGCTCCGTCACTTCCTCCAAGACCCTCAGACTGTGAACTGGAAGCAGAATCTACAGATACAAG GGTGCCAACCAATGTTGACCGGCGTTCTCCAAGAGGTCAGCTCCAAACATGGCAGCCAGATGACAACCACCAGTAACCTGCTATATATGAGGGACGCCATATCCAGCGAAGACCTGGAGAAGATGAGCAAATTAAG TGACCTCCAGTTCTCCACTCTTAAGCCTGAGGAAGCCCCCCTGGTCAATGCAAATTGGGCCTTTGGTGGGACCCCTCTCGGTGAAAGTTACATCACCCGATGCATCCAGAATTTCCCCAATGTTTGCATCAGAAGAGTAAATGATGGGAGGCCCGTTGCATGGATAGTGGGTGAACAATCTTCAGAACAGCGTATGGGCTTCACCGAAGAACCGTACAGGAACAAGGGACTGTTTCGTACCATGGTGATTCATATCGCTCTGAAACTGCATTCCCTGGGCTGCCCGCTCTACTGCCATGTGGCCCCAGACAATAAGAAGAGTCAGACCGCCACTATCGCCTCCGGATTTCAGTTAGTCGGAAGATGGCAACAGTGGAGGATCCAGCCTTCCTGA
- the LOC130282633 gene encoding glycine N-acyltransferase-like isoform X1: MTDRQLGAGPFLTLRMLLLTCSVKLAALRRLLTHSFPESLKVCGALQYALDKNPFGLQVVVDQWPDFTSVMCRPPLEEMTDPSDHYTNTYFLFSKDPQGLRHFLQDPQTVNWKQNLQIQGCQPMLTGVLQEVSSKHGSQMTTTSNLLYMRDAISSEDLEKMSKLSSDEFQFTPLQIHEAPYVNDTWIYGMNQHSLHFVERCIQTFPSISVRKKGVDRPIAWVLTDHSASIRMGYTSPAYRKLGLSSIILHKFSAIYQEKGFPVYAFTAPDNNAGQATLSKAGFVQRGIELHFNFQRKV, encoded by the exons GATGTTGCTCCTGACGTGTTCGGTGAAGCTCGCGGCTCTCAGACGTCTCCTCACTCACAGTTTCCCGGAGTCTCTGAAG GTTTGTGGGGCTTTACAGTACGCTCTCGACAAAAACCCCTTTGGGCTGCAGGTTGTTGTGGACCAGTGGCCGGACTTCACCTCAGTCATGTGTCGCCCCCCACTGGAG GAGATGACTGACCCCTCCGACCATTACACCAACACCTATTTCCTCTTCAGTAAAGACCCTCAGGGGCTCCGTCACTTCCTCCAAGACCCTCAGACTGTGAACTGGAAGCAGAATCTACAGATACAAG GGTGCCAACCAATGTTGACCGGCGTTCTCCAAGAGGTCAGCTCCAAACATGGCAGCCAGATGACAACCACCAGTAACCTGCTATATATGAGGGACGCCATATCCAGCGAAGACCTGGAGAAGATGAGCAAATTAAG TTCAGATGAGTTCCAGTTCACCCCACTCCAGATCCACGAGGCTCCTTATGTAAACGATACCTGGATTTACGGTATGAACCAGCATAGCCTTCACTTTGTAGAGCGTTGCATCCAGACCTTCCCTTCCATCAGTGTCCGTAAAAAGGGCGTGGACCGGCCGATCGCCTGGGTGCTCACTGACCATTCTGCATCAATACGGATGGGGTATACCTCCCCAGCCTACCGGAAATTGGGACTATCCTCCATTATCCTACACAAGTTTTCTGCCATCTATCAGGAGAAGGGGTTCCCAGTGTATGCCTTCACCGCGCCTGATAATAACGCTGGTCAGGCTACGCTCAGCAAAGCGGGATTCGTGCAGAGGGGCATCGAGCTACATTTTAACTTCCAGCGAAAAGTATAA
- the LOC130282633 gene encoding glycine N-acyltransferase-like isoform X3, which yields MLLLTCSVKLAALRRLLTHSFPESLKVCGALQYALDKNPFGLQVVVDQWPDFTSVMCRPPLEEMTDPSDHYTNTYFLFSKDPQGLRHFLQDPQTVNWKQNLQIQGCQPMLTGVLQEVSSKHGSQMTTTSNLLYMRDAISSEDLEKMSKLSSDEFQFTPLQIHEAPYVNDTWIYGMNQHSLHFVERCIQTFPSISVRKKGVDRPIAWVLTDHSASIRMGYTSPAYRKLGLSSIILHKFSAIYQEKGFPVYAFTAPDNNAGQATLSKAGFVQRGIELHFNFQRKV from the exons ATGTTGCTCCTGACGTGTTCGGTGAAGCTCGCGGCTCTCAGACGTCTCCTCACTCACAGTTTCCCGGAGTCTCTGAAG GTTTGTGGGGCTTTACAGTACGCTCTCGACAAAAACCCCTTTGGGCTGCAGGTTGTTGTGGACCAGTGGCCGGACTTCACCTCAGTCATGTGTCGCCCCCCACTGGAG GAGATGACTGACCCCTCCGACCATTACACCAACACCTATTTCCTCTTCAGTAAAGACCCTCAGGGGCTCCGTCACTTCCTCCAAGACCCTCAGACTGTGAACTGGAAGCAGAATCTACAGATACAAG GGTGCCAACCAATGTTGACCGGCGTTCTCCAAGAGGTCAGCTCCAAACATGGCAGCCAGATGACAACCACCAGTAACCTGCTATATATGAGGGACGCCATATCCAGCGAAGACCTGGAGAAGATGAGCAAATTAAG TTCAGATGAGTTCCAGTTCACCCCACTCCAGATCCACGAGGCTCCTTATGTAAACGATACCTGGATTTACGGTATGAACCAGCATAGCCTTCACTTTGTAGAGCGTTGCATCCAGACCTTCCCTTCCATCAGTGTCCGTAAAAAGGGCGTGGACCGGCCGATCGCCTGGGTGCTCACTGACCATTCTGCATCAATACGGATGGGGTATACCTCCCCAGCCTACCGGAAATTGGGACTATCCTCCATTATCCTACACAAGTTTTCTGCCATCTATCAGGAGAAGGGGTTCCCAGTGTATGCCTTCACCGCGCCTGATAATAACGCTGGTCAGGCTACGCTCAGCAAAGCGGGATTCGTGCAGAGGGGCATCGAGCTACATTTTAACTTCCAGCGAAAAGTATAA